Proteins found in one Microtus pennsylvanicus isolate mMicPen1 chromosome 14, mMicPen1.hap1, whole genome shotgun sequence genomic segment:
- the Dus4l gene encoding tRNA-dihydrouridine(20a/20b) synthase [NAD(P)+]-like isoform X2, with product MRSDSIPITICQERKKDPIEMFHSGQLVKICAPMVRYSKLAFRTLVRKYSCDLCYTPMIIAADFVRSVKARDSEFTTNQGDCPLIVQFAANDARLLSDAAQIVCPYASGIDINCGCPQRWAMAEGYGACLINKPELIQDMVKQVRNKVENPRFSVSIKIRIHDDLRRTIDLCQKAEAAGVSWVTVHGRTTEERHQPVHYDAIRMIKESVSIPVVANGDIRNLKEAENVWQMTRTDGVMAARGLLANPAMFAGYEETPLKCIWDWVDIALELGTPFMCFHQHLIYMMEKITSRQEKRVFNALSSTSAVLDYLTDNYGI from the exons ATGAGGAGTGACTCCATACCAATCACAAtatgtcaagaaagaaaaaaagatccaaTAGAAATGTTTCATTCTGGACAGCTGGTGAAAATCTGTGCCCCAATGGTTCGATATTCAAA GTTGGCTTTTAGAACACTAGTAAGAAAATACTCTTGTGATCTGTGTTATACACCAATGATAATTGCTGCTGATTTTGTCAGATCTGTAAAAGCCAGAGACAGTGAATTTACCACAAACCAAG GTGATTGCCCGTTGATTGTTCAGTTTGCTGCTAATGATGCAAGACTTTTATCTGATGCTGCCCAAATAGTCTGCCCTTATGCAAGTGGAATAGATATTAACTGTGGTTGCCCGCAGAG GTGGGCCATGGCAGAAGGTTATGGAGCCTGCTTAATAAACAAGCCAGAGCTCATTCAAGATATGGTGAAACAAGTAAGAAATAAAGTGGAAAACCCTAGATTTTCAGTTTCAATTAAAATAAG GATCCATGATGACCTTAGAAGAACCATAGATCTTTGCcagaaggctgaagcagcaggagtgtCCTGGGTTACAGTTCATGGAAGAACCACTGAAGAAAGACACCAACCTGTCCACTATGATGCCATTAGAATGATAAAGGAAAGTGTGTCTATACCTGTGGTTGCTAACGGAGACATAAGAAACTTGAAAGAAGCAGAGAATGTGTGGCAGATGACTCGGACAGATG GTGTGATGGCCGCAAGGGGACTTTTAGCAAACCCAGCTATGTTCGCTGGCTATGAAGAAACCCCGCTGAAATGTATCTGGGACTGGGTTGACATCGCTCTTGAACTTGGAACTCCTTTTATGTGTTTCCATCAACATTTAATATACATGATGGAAAAGATAACATCGAGGCAGGAAAAACGAGTGTTTAACGCCCTGTCGAGCACGTCAGCAGTCCTGGATTACCTTACAGACAATTATGGAATTTGA
- the Dus4l gene encoding tRNA-dihydrouridine(20a/20b) synthase [NAD(P)+]-like isoform X1, which yields MSRKKKRSNRNVSFWTAGENLCPNGSIFKFCMFHRLAFRTLVRKYSCDLCYTPMIIAADFVRSVKARDSEFTTNQGDCPLIVQFAANDARLLSDAAQIVCPYASGIDINCGCPQRWAMAEGYGACLINKPELIQDMVKQVRNKVENPRFSVSIKIRIHDDLRRTIDLCQKAEAAGVSWVTVHGRTTEERHQPVHYDAIRMIKESVSIPVVANGDIRNLKEAENVWQMTRTDGVMAARGLLANPAMFAGYEETPLKCIWDWVDIALELGTPFMCFHQHLIYMMEKITSRQEKRVFNALSSTSAVLDYLTDNYGI from the exons atgtcaagaaagaaaaaaagatccaaTAGAAATGTTTCATTCTGGACAGCTGGTGAAAATCTGTGCCCCAATGGTTCGATATTCAAA TTTTGTATGTTTCACAGGTTGGCTTTTAGAACACTAGTAAGAAAATACTCTTGTGATCTGTGTTATACACCAATGATAATTGCTGCTGATTTTGTCAGATCTGTAAAAGCCAGAGACAGTGAATTTACCACAAACCAAG GTGATTGCCCGTTGATTGTTCAGTTTGCTGCTAATGATGCAAGACTTTTATCTGATGCTGCCCAAATAGTCTGCCCTTATGCAAGTGGAATAGATATTAACTGTGGTTGCCCGCAGAG GTGGGCCATGGCAGAAGGTTATGGAGCCTGCTTAATAAACAAGCCAGAGCTCATTCAAGATATGGTGAAACAAGTAAGAAATAAAGTGGAAAACCCTAGATTTTCAGTTTCAATTAAAATAAG GATCCATGATGACCTTAGAAGAACCATAGATCTTTGCcagaaggctgaagcagcaggagtgtCCTGGGTTACAGTTCATGGAAGAACCACTGAAGAAAGACACCAACCTGTCCACTATGATGCCATTAGAATGATAAAGGAAAGTGTGTCTATACCTGTGGTTGCTAACGGAGACATAAGAAACTTGAAAGAAGCAGAGAATGTGTGGCAGATGACTCGGACAGATG GTGTGATGGCCGCAAGGGGACTTTTAGCAAACCCAGCTATGTTCGCTGGCTATGAAGAAACCCCGCTGAAATGTATCTGGGACTGGGTTGACATCGCTCTTGAACTTGGAACTCCTTTTATGTGTTTCCATCAACATTTAATATACATGATGGAAAAGATAACATCGAGGCAGGAAAAACGAGTGTTTAACGCCCTGTCGAGCACGTCAGCAGTCCTGGATTACCTTACAGACAATTATGGAATTTGA
- the Dus4l gene encoding tRNA-dihydrouridine(20a/20b) synthase [NAD(P)+]-like isoform X3 translates to MIIAADFVRSVKARDSEFTTNQGDCPLIVQFAANDARLLSDAAQIVCPYASGIDINCGCPQRWAMAEGYGACLINKPELIQDMVKQVRNKVENPRFSVSIKIRIHDDLRRTIDLCQKAEAAGVSWVTVHGRTTEERHQPVHYDAIRMIKESVSIPVVANGDIRNLKEAENVWQMTRTDGVMAARGLLANPAMFAGYEETPLKCIWDWVDIALELGTPFMCFHQHLIYMMEKITSRQEKRVFNALSSTSAVLDYLTDNYGI, encoded by the exons ATGATAATTGCTGCTGATTTTGTCAGATCTGTAAAAGCCAGAGACAGTGAATTTACCACAAACCAAG GTGATTGCCCGTTGATTGTTCAGTTTGCTGCTAATGATGCAAGACTTTTATCTGATGCTGCCCAAATAGTCTGCCCTTATGCAAGTGGAATAGATATTAACTGTGGTTGCCCGCAGAG GTGGGCCATGGCAGAAGGTTATGGAGCCTGCTTAATAAACAAGCCAGAGCTCATTCAAGATATGGTGAAACAAGTAAGAAATAAAGTGGAAAACCCTAGATTTTCAGTTTCAATTAAAATAAG GATCCATGATGACCTTAGAAGAACCATAGATCTTTGCcagaaggctgaagcagcaggagtgtCCTGGGTTACAGTTCATGGAAGAACCACTGAAGAAAGACACCAACCTGTCCACTATGATGCCATTAGAATGATAAAGGAAAGTGTGTCTATACCTGTGGTTGCTAACGGAGACATAAGAAACTTGAAAGAAGCAGAGAATGTGTGGCAGATGACTCGGACAGATG GTGTGATGGCCGCAAGGGGACTTTTAGCAAACCCAGCTATGTTCGCTGGCTATGAAGAAACCCCGCTGAAATGTATCTGGGACTGGGTTGACATCGCTCTTGAACTTGGAACTCCTTTTATGTGTTTCCATCAACATTTAATATACATGATGGAAAAGATAACATCGAGGCAGGAAAAACGAGTGTTTAACGCCCTGTCGAGCACGTCAGCAGTCCTGGATTACCTTACAGACAATTATGGAATTTGA